The following are from one region of the Qipengyuania flava genome:
- a CDS encoding serine hydrolase: MTASFRFLLFGVPLLLLALLVVWLPALERRSGDPLVEQAETAIEDQVLSPAQVALDRELSRIGGTFPGHTGIAVRDIAAGETLHFNGLEMFPQQSVSKLWVAMTALEEADEERLDLAERVEIRFDDLTVFYQPIRNTVRRQGYFVSDYADLIDRAITQSDNTANDRILRRVGGPEAVQDFLDQNGLSSIRFGTDERTKQSAIAGLEWRQAFSIGPAFFEARDRVPEARRREAFESYLADPVDGAPPVAIAEALGRLARGDLLSPGATATLLSTLERTKSGPNRLKAGAPEGWVVRHKTGTGQFYDGEQSGYNDVGLITSPEGRTYAVVVMIARTRAPTPDRMAMMQEVVRAAVRYDAVRYADRASAGSPETGAGSRATMP; encoded by the coding sequence GTGACCGCTAGTTTCCGCTTCCTGCTCTTCGGCGTCCCGCTCCTGCTGCTGGCGCTGCTTGTCGTGTGGCTGCCAGCGCTGGAGCGGCGCAGCGGCGATCCCCTGGTCGAGCAGGCCGAAACGGCTATCGAAGATCAGGTGCTCAGCCCTGCGCAGGTAGCGCTCGACCGTGAGCTCAGCCGCATCGGCGGCACCTTTCCCGGCCACACGGGCATTGCCGTGCGCGACATTGCCGCGGGCGAAACGCTCCATTTCAACGGGCTCGAGATGTTCCCGCAGCAGAGCGTGAGCAAGCTGTGGGTCGCCATGACCGCGCTGGAGGAGGCCGATGAAGAGCGCCTTGATCTGGCGGAGCGGGTGGAGATCCGCTTCGACGATCTGACCGTCTTTTACCAGCCGATCCGCAACACGGTGCGGCGGCAGGGCTATTTCGTATCCGACTACGCCGATCTGATCGACCGCGCCATCACGCAGAGCGACAATACCGCCAACGACCGGATCCTGCGGCGTGTCGGCGGGCCGGAGGCGGTGCAGGACTTCCTTGACCAGAACGGCCTGTCGAGCATCCGCTTCGGCACCGACGAGCGGACCAAGCAGAGCGCGATCGCAGGGCTCGAATGGCGGCAGGCCTTTTCCATCGGACCGGCCTTCTTCGAGGCGCGCGACCGGGTGCCCGAGGCGCGCCGGCGCGAGGCCTTCGAAAGCTACCTTGCCGATCCGGTCGATGGCGCGCCTCCCGTAGCTATTGCCGAGGCGCTGGGGCGGCTTGCGCGCGGTGACCTGCTGTCGCCCGGCGCCACCGCGACGCTGCTATCCACGCTCGAGCGCACCAAGAGCGGGCCCAACCGCCTGAAGGCCGGCGCGCCCGAGGGCTGGGTGGTGCGCCACAAGACCGGCACCGGACAATTCTACGATGGTGAGCAATCGGGATATAACGATGTGGGCCTGATCACCTCGCCCGAGGGACGGACCTACGCCGTCGTGGTAATGATCGCCCGGACGCGCGCGCCGACGCCCGACCGGATGGCAATGATGCAGGAGGTGGTACGCGCGGCCGTGCGCTACGATGCGGTGCGCTAC
- a CDS encoding FAD-binding protein: protein MIRTIRNAVVRRADEKAIGQEGKRWVRSWINVFRSKVDARVPADEATLAQLVTEGEYCCVGKSHSYNGVQVVPSATAMMMREGGLDTLEYDPATETVRVGASVSVRELKTYLCDKHHRGLHNSGNYMEQSVVGALATGTHGFGPRGVMADSIVELSFLDGAGQRRTLAKGDPDFDYVALSFGTIAPIVELVLETKPLEPYVSVSSMSRLSKLDELKAGALAANWAVLPYSDREDPVIMLHALAECDQATELEAHPKAKGGSGHFAKWFLRHYYNFDRFLPKFRRPMQRFIGWLDLKQSERVITDPKDLDYLYDPKPGLKEKRAPSITRGLFSTTYTGYNLAFFVPLDKAQAVVKFLIREADDLRDLGFFLKGVISVRELPGTAGPVFAANAWEPMAAIDLFADPRDYAWLERLQRLVMQYEPKTRPHFGKSALGPDYCEALGPSHIGTLMSIHAKHYPRGQLLFSERVRSMLGVGRPVAGEAAADSGLVS, encoded by the coding sequence ATGATCCGCACAATCCGAAACGCCGTGGTGCGCCGCGCGGACGAGAAGGCGATCGGCCAGGAAGGCAAGCGCTGGGTCCGCTCGTGGATCAACGTCTTTCGCAGCAAGGTCGATGCACGCGTTCCGGCGGACGAAGCCACGCTCGCCCAGCTCGTGACTGAAGGCGAGTACTGCTGCGTCGGCAAGTCCCATTCCTACAACGGGGTCCAGGTCGTCCCCAGCGCCACCGCAATGATGATGCGCGAAGGCGGGCTCGACACGCTGGAATACGATCCGGCCACCGAGACGGTGCGCGTGGGCGCCTCGGTCTCGGTGCGCGAACTCAAGACCTATCTGTGCGACAAGCATCACCGCGGGCTGCACAATTCGGGCAATTACATGGAGCAATCGGTGGTCGGCGCGCTGGCGACCGGGACCCATGGTTTCGGGCCGCGCGGCGTGATGGCCGACAGCATTGTGGAGCTCAGCTTTCTCGACGGGGCAGGGCAGCGGCGGACGCTCGCGAAGGGCGATCCCGATTTCGACTATGTCGCGCTGTCCTTCGGCACGATCGCGCCGATCGTAGAGCTGGTGCTCGAGACCAAGCCGCTCGAACCCTATGTTTCGGTCAGCTCGATGAGCCGGCTGTCCAAGCTCGACGAGCTGAAGGCGGGCGCGCTGGCAGCGAACTGGGCGGTGCTCCCCTATTCGGACCGCGAGGATCCGGTGATCATGCTCCACGCGCTGGCCGAATGCGACCAGGCGACCGAGCTCGAGGCTCACCCCAAGGCGAAAGGCGGCAGCGGCCACTTCGCCAAGTGGTTCCTGCGCCACTATTACAATTTCGACCGGTTCCTGCCGAAGTTCCGCCGCCCGATGCAGCGCTTCATCGGCTGGCTCGACCTGAAGCAGAGCGAGAGGGTCATCACGGATCCCAAGGACCTCGACTATCTCTACGATCCCAAGCCCGGACTGAAGGAAAAGCGCGCTCCAAGCATCACGCGCGGCCTCTTCTCCACGACCTACACTGGCTACAATCTCGCTTTCTTCGTGCCGCTCGACAAGGCGCAGGCGGTGGTGAAGTTCCTGATCCGCGAGGCGGACGATCTGCGCGACCTCGGCTTCTTCCTCAAGGGCGTGATTTCGGTGCGCGAACTGCCCGGCACGGCCGGTCCGGTGTTCGCCGCCAACGCGTGGGAGCCGATGGCTGCGATCGACCTCTTCGCCGACCCGCGCGACTACGCATGGCTCGAACGGTTGCAGCGGCTAGTGATGCAATACGAACCCAAGACGCGGCCCCATTTCGGCAAGAGCGCGCTGGGGCCGGATTATTGCGAAGCGCTGGGCCCCTCGCACATCGGCACGTTGATGAGCATTCACGCCAAGCATTACCCGCGCGGCCAGCTGCTCTTCTCCGAACGGGTCCGCTCGATGCTCGGCGTGGGCCGCCCCGTCGCAGGCGAAGCAGCTGCGGATTCGGGACTAGTCTCCTGA
- a CDS encoding SDR family oxidoreductase: protein MAKTLLITGASSGIGAATARAAAAAGWSVALLARSKDKLDALKGEIGEQALSLPCDVTDRDELKQAIDTAADHFGGLDAVFANAGTGVSSPGVENGDPQEWHAMIHLNVLAVLTTAHASLPHLRKTKGHFVVTGSKAGRDHLKGSVYGATKWFVQGLAGNLAEEMREWGGRCTVITPGMVDTPFFDEPKPDKIQPEDVANGVLFAISQPDTAAVREIHIMPND, encoded by the coding sequence ATGGCAAAGACCCTGCTCATCACCGGCGCCTCCAGCGGCATCGGCGCCGCGACCGCCCGCGCTGCGGCCGCGGCAGGCTGGAGCGTCGCGCTGCTCGCGCGGTCGAAAGACAAGCTCGACGCGCTGAAGGGCGAGATCGGCGAACAGGCACTATCCCTGCCCTGCGATGTCACCGATCGTGACGAGCTCAAGCAGGCGATCGATACCGCCGCCGACCATTTCGGGGGCCTCGATGCGGTCTTCGCCAACGCAGGGACCGGGGTCTCCAGTCCCGGCGTGGAAAACGGCGATCCGCAGGAATGGCACGCCATGATCCACCTCAACGTCCTCGCCGTGCTGACCACCGCGCACGCCTCCCTGCCACATCTGCGCAAGACGAAGGGGCATTTCGTCGTCACGGGGTCCAAGGCCGGCCGCGACCACCTGAAGGGCTCGGTCTATGGCGCGACCAAATGGTTCGTGCAGGGGCTGGCGGGCAACCTCGCCGAAGAAATGCGCGAATGGGGTGGCCGGTGCACGGTGATCACGCCGGGCATGGTCGACACACCTTTCTTCGACGAACCCAAGCCCGACAAGATCCAGCCCGAGGATGTTGCGAACGGCGTGCTGTTCGCGATCAGCCAGCCCGACACCGCGGCGGTGCGCGAAATTCACATCATGCCGAACGACTGA
- a CDS encoding CinA family protein yields MIAETHEQAVRIAALLRERGEKIAVADGATGGMIAASLLTVPGALDFFVGGGVVYSFRARDVLFDLPREAYKGMRGASEDYARLQARAIRDNFGAEWGIAESGSVGGSTHPSGAPAGRSCAAIVGPDGFEFVRVTETGSDERIANMEAFTRAALQTLEDALSR; encoded by the coding sequence ATGATCGCGGAAACCCACGAGCAGGCGGTACGGATTGCGGCGCTGCTGCGCGAGCGTGGCGAGAAGATTGCCGTCGCCGATGGCGCGACCGGCGGGATGATCGCCGCCTCGCTGCTGACCGTGCCTGGCGCGCTCGATTTCTTTGTCGGGGGCGGGGTGGTCTATTCCTTCCGTGCTCGCGACGTGCTCTTCGACCTCCCGCGTGAGGCTTACAAGGGCATGCGCGGGGCAAGCGAGGATTACGCGAGGCTTCAGGCGCGCGCGATCCGCGACAATTTCGGCGCGGAATGGGGTATCGCCGAAAGCGGATCGGTCGGCGGCTCGACCCATCCGAGCGGCGCGCCGGCGGGGCGAAGCTGCGCGGCCATCGTCGGCCCGGACGGCTTCGAATTCGTCCGGGTGACCGAAACCGGCAGCGACGAGCGGATCGCCAATATGGAAGCCTTCACCCGCGCGGCCCTGCAAACGCTGGAGGATGCGCTTAGCCGCTGA
- a CDS encoding DUF7010 family protein yields MLIVDAQADLRRAYTDGGPGVLISGLVWLAAWFAESSSGTATGFAVLFFGGMLIYPLALLVNRALLRRAGEQKDNPGGPLVMESTIAMIAGLFAAYLFLDHAPELVMPLAAIMVGTHYFAFRTAYGEKAFWILAAAVTLVGFAAIYHFLPLPGSVTLQVAVIEIAFGLGLTVRGLKA; encoded by the coding sequence ATGCTGATTGTCGATGCGCAGGCCGACCTGCGCCGTGCCTACACCGATGGCGGGCCGGGCGTGCTGATTTCGGGCCTCGTTTGGCTCGCGGCATGGTTCGCCGAGAGCAGCAGCGGCACCGCCACCGGTTTTGCCGTGCTCTTCTTCGGCGGCATGCTGATCTATCCGCTCGCGCTGCTGGTGAACCGCGCGCTGCTGCGCCGCGCCGGCGAGCAGAAGGACAATCCCGGCGGACCGCTGGTGATGGAATCGACCATCGCGATGATCGCGGGTCTCTTTGCTGCCTACCTGTTCCTCGACCACGCTCCCGAACTGGTCATGCCGCTCGCCGCGATCATGGTGGGGACCCATTACTTCGCTTTCCGGACGGCCTATGGTGAGAAGGCCTTCTGGATACTTGCCGCAGCGGTCACGCTGGTCGGGTTCGCCGCCATCTACCACTTCCTGCCGCTGCCCGGATCGGTCACGCTGCAGGTTGCGGTGATCGAGATCGCCTTTGGCCTCGGTCTGACCGTGCGGGGTCTGAAAGCATGA
- the ligA gene encoding NAD-dependent DNA ligase LigA, with translation MNSVTNLTEADAANELMRLAKAIAHHDRLYHAEDAPEISDPEYDALVRRNAELEAAFPHLVREDSPSRKVGHTASSSPLSKVTHEVRMMSLDNAFNAEEVEEWIARVRRFLSLSESDPVAFTAEDKIDGLSCSLRYENGTLVRAATRGDGQVGEDVTANVAHISDIPQQLPEGAPEVFEIRGEVYMGRADFAALNARQEEEGGKLFANPRNAAAGSLRQKDASVTAQRPLKFWAHGWGAASEVPGETQEQVVRTLESWGVPVSPLFARFESAAEIVAHYDKIAAQRPDLPYEIDGVVYKVDRLDFQLRLGFVAKAPRWALAHKFPAERAETTLESIDIQVGRTGKLTPVGRLAPVLVGGVTVTNVTLHNRDEIARLGVRPGDRVVVQRAGDVIPQLVDNLTREVEREPFVFPERCPECDSEAVAEEGEVDVRCTGGLICPAQRTERLKHFVSRGALDIDGLGEKTIDQFFALGWLESPADIFRLKDRREAILALDGWKERSVDNLLASVEARREPDAARLLFGLGIRHVGAVTARDLMKHFHELPALREAAEQARAGDEDAAAALTSIDGIGSAVVEALGDFFHEDHNTAVWEDLLTQVSPPRYVVETKESPVSGKTVVFTGKLETMSRDEAKAQAERLGAKASGSVSAKTDLLVAGPGAGSKLKKAAELGIEVIDEAGWAEIVKGAG, from the coding sequence ATGAACAGCGTGACCAATCTCACCGAAGCAGACGCCGCTAACGAATTGATGCGGCTGGCAAAAGCGATCGCGCATCACGACCGGCTCTACCACGCCGAGGACGCGCCGGAGATCAGCGATCCCGAATACGATGCGCTGGTGCGCCGCAACGCCGAACTGGAAGCGGCTTTCCCGCATCTCGTGCGCGAGGATTCGCCGAGCCGGAAGGTCGGGCACACGGCGTCTTCTTCGCCGCTCTCCAAGGTGACGCACGAGGTTCGCATGATGAGCCTCGACAACGCCTTCAACGCCGAAGAGGTCGAGGAATGGATCGCGCGCGTGCGGCGCTTCCTCTCTCTGTCAGAAAGCGATCCGGTCGCGTTCACGGCGGAAGACAAGATCGACGGGCTGTCCTGCTCCTTGCGCTACGAAAACGGCACGCTGGTGCGCGCCGCCACGCGCGGGGACGGACAGGTGGGCGAGGATGTGACTGCCAATGTCGCGCACATCTCCGATATTCCGCAGCAGCTGCCAGAGGGCGCGCCCGAGGTCTTCGAGATCCGCGGCGAGGTCTACATGGGCCGGGCGGATTTCGCGGCGCTCAACGCGCGGCAGGAAGAGGAGGGCGGCAAGCTCTTCGCCAATCCGCGCAACGCGGCCGCCGGCTCGCTGCGCCAGAAGGATGCGAGCGTGACCGCGCAGCGTCCGCTCAAGTTCTGGGCGCATGGCTGGGGGGCAGCGTCGGAGGTGCCGGGCGAGACGCAGGAGCAGGTGGTGCGCACGCTGGAGAGCTGGGGTGTCCCGGTCTCGCCGCTGTTCGCGCGCTTCGAAAGCGCGGCCGAGATTGTCGCGCACTACGACAAGATCGCTGCCCAGCGGCCCGATCTGCCCTATGAAATCGATGGCGTGGTCTACAAGGTCGACCGGCTCGACTTCCAGCTGCGCCTCGGCTTCGTCGCCAAGGCCCCGCGCTGGGCGCTGGCGCACAAGTTCCCTGCCGAGCGGGCCGAGACGACGCTTGAGAGCATCGACATCCAGGTCGGGCGGACGGGCAAGCTGACGCCCGTGGGCCGCCTTGCCCCGGTGCTGGTGGGCGGGGTGACGGTAACCAATGTCACGCTCCACAACCGCGACGAGATCGCGCGGCTCGGCGTGCGTCCGGGCGACCGCGTGGTCGTGCAGCGCGCGGGCGATGTTATTCCACAGCTTGTGGACAACCTCACCCGCGAGGTCGAGCGCGAGCCTTTCGTCTTCCCCGAACGCTGCCCGGAGTGCGACAGCGAGGCCGTGGCGGAGGAAGGCGAGGTCGATGTGCGCTGCACAGGCGGTCTCATATGTCCGGCGCAACGCACGGAAAGATTGAAGCATTTCGTCAGTCGCGGCGCGCTCGACATCGACGGGCTGGGCGAGAAAACCATCGACCAGTTCTTTGCCCTCGGCTGGCTCGAAAGCCCTGCCGATATCTTCCGCCTGAAGGACCGCCGCGAGGCCATCCTTGCGCTCGACGGGTGGAAGGAGCGGTCTGTGGATAACCTGTTGGCTTCTGTGGAAGCGCGGCGCGAGCCCGACGCGGCTCGCCTGCTGTTCGGGCTCGGTATCCGCCATGTCGGCGCCGTCACCGCGCGCGACCTGATGAAGCATTTCCACGAATTGCCCGCGCTGCGCGAAGCGGCCGAGCAGGCCAGGGCGGGCGACGAGGACGCCGCCGCCGCGCTCACCTCCATCGACGGCATCGGCAGCGCCGTGGTCGAGGCGCTGGGCGACTTCTTCCACGAAGACCACAACACCGCCGTGTGGGAGGATCTCCTCACGCAGGTCTCGCCCCCGCGCTACGTGGTCGAGACGAAGGAAAGCCCGGTCAGCGGCAAGACGGTGGTCTTCACCGGCAAGCTCGAAACCATGAGCCGCGACGAGGCCAAAGCACAGGCCGAAAGGCTCGGTGCCAAGGCCAGCGGCTCGGTCAGCGCGAAAACCGACCTGCTGGTCGCGGGGCCGGGCGCTGGCAGCAAGCTCAAGAAGGCCGCCGAGCTGGGTATCGAGGTGATCGACGAGGCGGGCTGGGCAGAAATCGTCAAGGGGGCGGGATAG
- a CDS encoding acyl-CoA thioester hydrolase/BAAT C-terminal domain-containing protein — translation MRTRSKVGIGCLVIVLAIVGVGAFMWFTREPRPIVVAEAGASGERVMLGDTPANFFPGEGDGPRPAILLLGGSEGGLKESRNVFARQLAAEGYSVLYPGYTATGEANRAFNMVPLEIFDAALDWLEANPAIADGPIAAIGHSKGAEGALLLASRDPRIVAVIAAMPSDVVWQGFSFDQIDMSDLKSSWSAGGEPVPYARYEMLAWHEWFTGATMLDMFEGSRAAADGNAESMLAIEKIGGPVLLICGEKDNLWPGCAMGRNLRERAQAAGKIDVELLAYEKAGHWGFGAASDLAEGDTRLLGRMGGTLESDMAARADQWPKILAFLEQASARNGD, via the coding sequence ATGCGTACACGCAGCAAAGTGGGGATCGGGTGCCTGGTCATCGTGCTGGCGATCGTCGGCGTGGGTGCCTTTATGTGGTTCACCCGCGAACCGCGCCCGATCGTGGTCGCCGAAGCCGGGGCTTCCGGCGAGCGCGTGATGCTGGGCGACACGCCGGCCAATTTCTTCCCCGGTGAAGGCGATGGCCCCCGCCCGGCTATCCTGCTGCTCGGCGGCTCGGAAGGCGGGCTGAAGGAATCGCGCAACGTCTTTGCAAGGCAGTTGGCGGCGGAAGGCTATTCGGTGCTCTACCCCGGCTACACCGCGACCGGCGAGGCGAACCGCGCCTTCAACATGGTGCCGCTGGAGATTTTCGACGCCGCGCTCGACTGGCTGGAAGCCAATCCCGCCATTGCCGATGGGCCCATTGCCGCCATCGGGCACTCCAAGGGCGCCGAGGGCGCGCTGTTGCTCGCCAGCCGCGATCCCCGGATTGTCGCCGTGATCGCCGCCATGCCGAGCGACGTCGTGTGGCAGGGCTTCTCCTTCGACCAGATCGACATGTCGGACCTCAAATCCTCCTGGAGCGCAGGCGGCGAGCCGGTGCCCTACGCGCGCTACGAGATGCTCGCCTGGCACGAATGGTTCACCGGCGCGACGATGCTCGACATGTTCGAAGGCAGCCGCGCCGCGGCCGATGGCAATGCGGAATCGATGCTAGCCATCGAGAAAATCGGCGGGCCGGTGCTGCTGATCTGCGGCGAGAAGGACAATCTCTGGCCGGGCTGCGCCATGGGCCGCAACCTTCGCGAACGGGCCCAAGCTGCGGGCAAGATCGATGTAGAATTGCTCGCCTATGAAAAGGCGGGCCACTGGGGCTTCGGTGCCGCAAGCGACCTCGCCGAGGGCGATACCCGCCTATTGGGCAGGATGGGCGGCACTTTGGAGTCTGACATGGCGGCGCGCGCGGACCAATGGCCGAAGATCCTGGCGTTTCTGGAACAGGCTTCAGCCCGCAACGGGGACTAG
- the recN gene encoding DNA repair protein RecN has product MLTRLSIRNIVLIEALDLAFGRGLGVLTGETGAGKSILLDALGLVLGNRADSGLVRSGEDKASAIATFEFNALPQGLAELLEDADIEIEEGEPLIVRRQLKADGKSKAFVNDQSVSVGLLRSMAAFLVELHGQHDDRGLVNPRGHRALLDRFADADTDRVSGAWTKWRGAEAALAEAREAVETAKADQDLLLAHLAELTALEPQAGEEARLAETRAGMQKGEKLSGDLEELRHLWEGSDSPLAHLRVAARRLDRIAPEHPLLTEALAALDRAVIEAGEAEEKLEAAAEALVHDPAALDAAETRLFELRALARKHRCEVDELPEKMREMRAALESIEGGEAQLDALEAAAKDAGNRYRAEAEALHANRVAAALRLDEAVARELAPLKLDAARFKTAVTELPEDKWGAAGMDSVEFLIATNPGADFAPLAKIASGGELSRFILALKVALAEQGGAATVIFDEIDRGVGGAVASAIGERLARLSADGQLLAVTHSPQVAARGRTHYMIAKSSDGTVTKTSVALLNEDGRKEEIARMLSGAEVTPEARAQADRLLEGA; this is encoded by the coding sequence ATGCTGACCCGGCTTTCCATCCGCAACATCGTGCTGATCGAGGCGCTTGACCTAGCCTTCGGGCGGGGGCTCGGCGTGCTGACGGGCGAGACAGGGGCGGGCAAGTCGATCCTGCTCGACGCGCTGGGGCTGGTTCTCGGCAACCGCGCCGACAGCGGGCTGGTGCGCAGCGGGGAAGACAAGGCAAGCGCCATCGCGACGTTCGAATTCAATGCCTTGCCGCAAGGTCTTGCCGAACTGCTCGAAGATGCCGATATCGAGATCGAGGAAGGCGAACCGCTGATCGTGCGCCGCCAGCTCAAGGCCGATGGCAAGAGCAAGGCCTTCGTCAACGACCAGTCGGTCAGCGTCGGCCTGCTACGCTCGATGGCCGCCTTCCTGGTCGAGCTCCACGGCCAGCACGACGATCGCGGGCTGGTCAATCCGCGCGGCCACCGCGCTCTGCTCGACCGATTTGCCGATGCCGACACCGATCGGGTTTCCGGGGCCTGGACCAAATGGCGCGGGGCGGAAGCGGCGCTGGCCGAAGCGCGCGAAGCGGTCGAAACCGCCAAGGCGGACCAGGACCTGCTGCTCGCGCATCTTGCCGAACTCACCGCCTTGGAACCGCAAGCGGGCGAGGAAGCGCGCCTCGCCGAAACGCGCGCCGGCATGCAGAAGGGCGAGAAGCTTTCGGGCGATCTCGAGGAGCTGCGCCACTTGTGGGAAGGCTCGGATTCGCCGCTGGCGCATTTGCGGGTCGCGGCGCGGCGGCTCGACCGGATTGCGCCCGAGCACCCGCTGCTGACCGAAGCGCTCGCCGCGCTCGACCGCGCGGTGATCGAAGCGGGCGAGGCCGAAGAGAAGCTGGAAGCCGCTGCCGAAGCGCTGGTCCATGATCCTGCCGCGCTCGACGCTGCCGAAACGCGCCTGTTCGAACTGCGCGCGCTCGCCCGCAAGCACCGCTGCGAAGTGGACGAGCTGCCCGAAAAGATGCGCGAGATGCGCGCCGCGCTCGAAAGCATCGAGGGCGGGGAAGCCCAGCTTGACGCGCTGGAGGCGGCCGCGAAGGACGCTGGCAACCGCTACCGCGCCGAGGCCGAGGCGCTTCATGCCAATCGCGTGGCCGCCGCGCTGCGGCTGGACGAAGCAGTGGCGCGCGAGCTTGCCCCGCTCAAGCTCGATGCCGCGCGCTTCAAGACCGCCGTGACCGAGCTGCCCGAAGACAAATGGGGCGCGGCCGGCATGGACAGCGTGGAATTCCTCATCGCCACCAACCCCGGCGCCGATTTTGCCCCGCTGGCCAAAATCGCCAGCGGCGGCGAGCTGTCACGCTTCATCCTCGCGCTCAAGGTAGCGCTGGCCGAACAGGGTGGGGCGGCGACAGTGATCTTCGACGAGATCGACCGCGGGGTCGGCGGCGCGGTGGCCAGCGCCATCGGCGAACGCCTCGCGCGGCTGTCGGCGGACGGGCAATTGCTCGCCGTGACCCACAGCCCGCAAGTCGCCGCGCGCGGCCGCACCCACTACATGATCGCCAAGTCGAGCGACGGCACGGTCACCAAGACCAGCGTAGCCCTGCTCAACGAAGACGGCCGCAAGGAAGAAATCGCCCGTATGCTGTCGGGCGCGGAAGTGACGCCGGAAGCAAGGGCGCAGGCAGACCGGTTGCTGGAGGGGGCCTAG
- a CDS encoding GGDEF domain-containing protein — protein MLLTARHMRGQALIMFTGFLASLPLVLLATNTNAPLVVSFGLPGVIFILCITGIVVLRHRFDFVDGTRQAQQAIGSIWRLCLATAIMGSLWCVWSWAAAAPQDKLYFPAIMSLGALTLGYCLTAVRRVAVTTLLITMLPIAVALASTGEPMNLILAGCQMIAVAFQIFLINRHQSLLLEMVEAQAAAVQQARRDPLTGLANRRALMERFTALAERGEHVRLMVVDIDRFKAINDRFGHDMGDEVLRAFAQILSIHARGDICAARLGGEEFALLASCEALDPALALQLLGEIRGAYMPHGAQITASIGVADAFIHETEDWTALYGKADRALYRAKNDGRNRVETFAFDLEDERPAALPLSRSA, from the coding sequence GTGCTGCTTACCGCGCGCCATATGCGCGGGCAGGCGCTCATCATGTTCACCGGCTTCCTGGCGAGCCTGCCGCTCGTCCTTCTGGCGACCAACACCAACGCTCCGCTCGTCGTATCCTTCGGCCTGCCGGGTGTGATCTTCATCCTGTGCATCACGGGAATTGTCGTCCTGCGCCACCGCTTCGACTTCGTGGACGGAACAAGGCAAGCGCAGCAGGCGATCGGCTCGATCTGGCGTCTGTGCCTCGCCACCGCCATCATGGGCAGCTTGTGGTGCGTGTGGAGCTGGGCCGCGGCGGCTCCGCAGGACAAGCTCTACTTCCCCGCGATCATGTCGCTCGGCGCGCTCACGCTGGGGTATTGCCTGACAGCGGTGCGCCGCGTGGCCGTGACAACACTGCTCATCACCATGCTTCCCATCGCGGTGGCGCTTGCCAGCACCGGCGAGCCGATGAACCTGATCCTGGCCGGCTGCCAGATGATCGCCGTGGCGTTCCAGATTTTCCTGATCAACCGGCACCAGTCGCTGCTCTTGGAGATGGTCGAGGCGCAGGCAGCGGCCGTGCAACAGGCACGGCGCGACCCGCTCACCGGTCTTGCGAACCGCCGCGCGCTGATGGAGCGCTTCACGGCGCTGGCGGAGCGCGGAGAGCATGTGCGCCTGATGGTGGTCGATATCGACCGCTTCAAGGCGATCAACGATCGTTTCGGACACGATATGGGCGACGAGGTGCTACGGGCCTTCGCCCAGATCCTGTCGATCCACGCACGCGGCGACATTTGCGCCGCGCGGCTTGGCGGAGAGGAATTCGCCCTGCTGGCGAGCTGCGAGGCGCTGGATCCTGCCCTTGCGCTGCAGTTGCTGGGCGAAATCCGCGGGGCCTACATGCCGCATGGCGCGCAGATCACGGCCAGCATCGGGGTCGCCGATGCCTTCATCCACGAAACCGAGGACTGGACCGCGCTCTACGGCAAGGCCGACCGCGCGCTCTACCGGGCCAAGAACGATGGCCGCAACCGGGTGGAGACCTTCGCCTTCGACCTGGAAGACGAACGGCCCGCAGCGCTGCCCCTGTCGCGCTCGGCCTGA